The genomic DNA GTTCTAGTTTGGCGCCAATGCTAGAACAAGTAATGCCTTCTGTGGTCAGTATCAGTGTTGAAGGTAATACTGTTCGACATTCTTATTTACCTCATCAATTTCATCCATTTTTTGGAGATGCTTCCCCATTGTGTCAAAAAGAGTCTCCATTGAAAGAATCACCGTTATGTCAAAAAAAATTTAATAAAAGTTCTAATCAAGAAAAATTTTATGCATTAGGGTCAGGAGTGATTATCAACGCCAGAAAAGGATATGTAGTAACTAATAATCATGTTATTGATCATGCGAATAAAATTCAAGTTCAGTTAAGTAACGGGAGCAAATATAGCGCCAAAATAATTGGTAGAGATGCGCGTTTTGATATTGCTTTAATTCAGCTAAATGAAATTAAAAATTTAAAGGAAATAAAAGTATCTGATTCTAATTCATTGAGAGTAGGAGATTATGTTATTGCTATTGGTAATCCATATGGATTAGGAGAAACTGTTACTTCTGGAATTATTTCTGCTTTAAACCGTAGTGGTTTAAATATTGAGCGTTATGAAAATTTTATTCAAACTGATGCAGCCATTAATCGAGGAAATTCTGGAGGAGCATTAATTAATTTAAAAGGAGAATTGATAGGAATCAATACTGCCATTTTAGCTCCAGATGGCGGAAATATTGGAATAGGTTTTGCTATTCCAGTGAATATAGTTAAAAGTTTAACTAATCAAATGATAGTTTATGGACAAGTTTATCGTAATGAATTAGGTGTTATAGGATCAGAGTTAAATTCTGATTTAGCCAAGGTTATGAAACTCAATATAAGCAGAGGGGCTTTTATCAGTCGTGTTTTATTAAAGTCGTCAGCTGACGTTGCAGGAATAAAACCAGGAGATGTAATTATTTCTTTAAACAAGAAGCCTATTTTTAGTTTTTTAGCATTACGTGCTGAAATAGCGTCTTTACCAGTGAATACTAAAATGGAGTTAGGTTTATTGCGGGACGGAATTTTTCAATCTGTGATAGTAGAATTAAAACCACGTATAAAAAACAAGATTGATTCTGTTACTTTACATGCTTCTCTTGGAGGTGCTGAAGTAAGTGATTTTTATGTAAATGGACAAAAAAAAGGAATTTATGTTGATAATGTTAAGAAAAATACAAATGCGTTTCGAATTGGTTTAAGAAAAAATGATATTATTATTGATATTAATAAGCATTTTGTACCGTCTTTAGATAGTTTTCGAATATTACTTCGAACAAAACCAGAAGTATTAGTTTTTCATGTTAAACGTGGAAGTGAAATGATATATTTAGTTATGCAAGACTAAAGTTTAACCTACCTAGAAAATAGTAAAGATGTCTTTTATTTTTAGGTAGGATTTTAAATTTATGTAATCTTAAGTATACTATGTAATAACTTAAGAAAGTTGCTTTAAATAATATTAATCTATATTTCTCAAAATCTCATTAATTTTTATTTTACTTAATGTTTTTTCGTCTACTTTTTTAACAATAATAGCGCAATATAGATTATGATCTCTGTTTTTAGATGGTAAGCTTCCAGGAACTACTACGGATCCTTTTGGAATTTTACCATAAGAAACCGTTTTACTATTTCTGTCATAAATTTTAGTACTTCTACCAATGTATACACCCATAGAAATAACTGAACCGGATTCAATTATTATTCCTTCGACGATTTCTGATCGAGCTCCGATAAAGCAATTATCTTCAACAATTGTCGGGTTGTTTTGTAATGGTTCTAATACACCTCCTATTCCTACTCCACCGGATAAGTGAACATTTTTTCCTATTTGGGCACAGGATCCAACAGTTGCCCATGTATCTATCATTGTTCCTGTATCAATATATGCTCCTATATTTATAAAAGAAGGCATTAATATCGTGTTTTTCCCAATAAATGAACCATATCGAATTGATGCTGGAGGAACTATTCTTATTGCGTCTTTAATAAAATGTTGTTCTTGATATTTTGAATACTTTAGTTTTATTTTGTCATAATATTTCATATCATGACTTTTTATAACAGTATTTTGTTGAACATAGAAGTACAATAAAATTGCTTGTTTTATCCATTGGTGAGTTACCCATTGTCCTTGTATTTTTTCTGAAACTCTTAATACTCCTTGGTTTAGCATGTCTATTACTTGATTAATGGCATTAGATATATTTATATCTAGGTTTCTAAAATTTATGTTATTTTTATTTTCAAATGTATTTTGAATTATTTTTTGTAAGCTTTCCATATCTTTTTTAATTTTATTTGTGTGTTTAATATAGTTGAAATATTTTATTAATAAATTTATTATAGGGTTTTTTATAGTAACATGTAAATTTTTATGTAAGATTAGTAGGAATTACATAATATTCTTGGTATTGTTTCTCCTTTTTGTATTGTTAATACTTCGCATCCCTTTTCGTTGACTAAAATAGTGTGTTCATATTGAGCGGATAAGCTATGGTCTTTCGTTTTTATCGTCCATCCATCATTCATACACTTTACCTCACATTTACCAGCATTTATCATAGGTTCTATTGTGAATGTCATTCCGGATCGCAATTGTATTTGTTCGCTATTATAATAGTTGTGATGTAATATTTGTGGATCTTCATGAAATTTAGTACCAATGCCATGACCACAATATTCTCGTACTATAGAAAAGTTATGTTTTTCTACATATTTCTGTATGGTTTTTCCAATTTGATTAAGGTATATTCCTGGTTTAATTATATATAGTGATGAATATAAACTTTTTTTTGCTACTTCGCATAACATTTTTCCTAATGGTGTAGGTTGTCCGACAAAAAACATTTTTGATGCATCACTATAGTATTTATTTTTGATGATTGCTACGTCAATATTCACAATATCTCCATTTTTTAATTTATTTTTATAGTTAGGAATACCATGACAAACAACATCGTTAACAGAAATACAAATAGATTTTGGAAATCCATTGTATCCTAAGCAAGCTGGTTTAGCTTTTTGTTTATTTATTATATGATTGTGACAAATATAATTTAGTTCTTCTGTAGATACATCTGGTTGAATGTATGTTTCAATCATTTCTAAAACTTCTGCTACGAGTTTACCTGCTACTCGCATTTTTTTTATTTCTTTTGTGTTTTTAATAGAAACGGTAGTCATTATTTTTCTTATACGCTAATTTTTGTATAAATTTAATTATAATTGTTTTTTAATAAAACAGATATTATTCCTTATCTATATTCTTTAACATAGTTAGATTTTATCTTTTTTAATTTTATTATTTATTTATTTAAAACTATTTTGAATATGGTTCTTTATATATGTTATTTTATATGTTTAATTATATTGAAATACTTTTAAATTAATGTTTTATTTTATCAAGATTACGGCTTTAAGCTTTACAAAATATTATTTGTACTAAATAAAACTTTTTATTTTATCTTAAGTTAATTTATATTTATTATTTCGGAGGTTGTATGTCGGTAGTATCAATGAAAGATATGATAAAAGCAGGTGTTCATTTTGGTCATCAAACTCGTTATTGGAATCCGAAAATGAGATATTTTATTTTTGGATCAAAGAGCAAAGTTCATATTATCAATTTAGAAATTACTCTTTCCATGTTTAAGATTGCTTTATCTGAATTAAAAAAAATTTCATTAAAAAAAGGTAAAATATTATTTGTTGGTACGAAAAAAGCAGCGAGAAAAGCAATTAAAGATTCAGCAATATCATGTGAGCAATTTTATGTTAATCATCGTTGGTTAGGTGGTATGTTAACAAATTGGAAGACAGTACGTCAATCTATCAAGAGATTAAAAGATCTAGAATTACAATCTAAGGATGGTACTTTTAACAAATTAACAAAAAAAGAAGTATTATTGCGTATGCGTGAACTTTCTAAGTTAGAACATAGTTTAGGTGGAATTAAAAATATGGGTAGTTTACCTGATGCTTTATTTGTTATTGATGCAGAATATGAAAAAATAGCTATAAGAGAGGCGAATAATTTAGGAATTTCAGTATTTTCTATAGTAGATACTAACTCTGATCCTGATGGAGTAGATTTTATTATTCCTGGAAATGATGATGCTATTAAAGCGATTAATTTGTATTTAAACGCTGTTTCTCAAACAATTTTAGGTAAATTACCCTCACATTAATTAACTAATATGATTTTAATAATTATAATAATAAAACTTATATAAGGATATTTGATGAAAGTAATCTCAGCACGTTTAATAAAGCAGTTACGTATTCAGACTGGAGCTGGAATAGTTGATTGTAAAAACGCATTAATAGAAACGAAAGGGGATATAGATAAGTCTATTGATTTTTTAAGAAAACTTGGCAGGGTTAAGGCATTAAATAAACAATCATGTGTTACTTCTCATGGTTCTATATTTATTAGTGGTAATAAAAAGCGTTTTGCTATGTTAGAATTAAATTGTGAAACTGATTTCGTTTCAAAAGAACATAATTTTATTTCTTTTGGAAAAGATATAGTCAACAATGCAATTACTATAGAAAAAAATGATTATATTTCATTAAAAAAACTTTTCGAGGAAAAAAGAATTGATTTAATCTCAAAAGTTAATGAAAATATTGTCATTCGTCGTATAGCAGTATTAAACGGAAATAATGTTAATAGTTATTTGCACCATAATCGCATTGGTGTATTATTGAAAACCACATCATGTAATGATATGACATTAGTTAAAAATATTGCTATGCATATAGCTGCTAGTAAACCTGAATATTTAAGACCAGATTTGATTCCTAGTGATATTATAGAACGTGAGTATAATATACAATTAGAATTAGCTTCTAGATCTAAAAAATCTGAATTTATTATAGAAAAGATAGCAAAAGGTAGAATGACTAAATTCGCTAATGAACGATCGCTATTAGGACAAGCTTTTATTTTAAATCCTCATAAAACTGTTGGTGATATTATTATAGAAAATAATATTGATATAGTGTCGTTTGTTCGATTCGAAATAGGAGAGTTTATTTCGAATTAATCGCGTTAATTTTCAAATAATAATAATTGAAGTAGTAGTAAAATTGTTATTAAACCGCCAAATGGCGGTTATTATATCTTTAATTAGTGTATTTAATTTAGTGTATAAATATTATGTTTATATTTTATTTTTTAAATTTTGTTTTATTAAATGAGCTATATATATGAAAAAAAAAATGATAGAGTATTTAAATTTAAACGTGTATTAATAAAATTAAGTGGTGAATCTTTACAGGGAAATAACCAATTTGGTATAGATGTAAATGAGTTAAATCGAATTATAAAAGAGATAAAAAATATTGTAAATCTAGGTATACAGGTAGGTATCGTCATTGGAGGGGGTAATATATTTCGAGGGGATAAATTAGTTCAATTTGGGATTAATAGAGTTGTTTCTGATCATGTTGGTATGTTGTCTACTATTATTAATGGATTAATACTTCATGATGCTATGAATAAAAAAAATATTAAAACACATTTAATGTCTACGGTTCCAATTAAATCAGTATGTGCAATGTATCATTTTAAAAAAGCTATATCTTGGTTAAATAATCAACATGTAGTAATATTTTCTGGCGGGCTTGGAAATCCATGTTTTACTACAGATTCAGCTGCTTGTTTACGTGCAATAGAAATACAAGCTGATATTATTTTAAAAGGTACTAGAGTGAATGGTGTCTATTCTAGCGATCCTAAGAAAAATCTCAATTCAAAATTATATAAGAAAATTACTCATAATGAAGTATTAAATAAAGAATTAAAAGTAATGGATTTGTCTGCTTTTATATTAGCGCGAGATTATAAGTTACCTATTTGCATTTTTAATATATGTAATCCAGGAATTTTATATCGAATCGTAATAGGAAATCAAGAGGGAACATTGATTCAATCATCATTTTGATAAAATCTTTGAAAGATTTATAGATGTTTATTATTTTAAATTATATATTTAATATTATATAATATATTTTGTGTATCAATATTTGTAAACAAAAAATTGTAAGGAGGCTTGTTATGGTAAAAAAAATCATAACATTTACAGAATCCAAAATGAATGATTGTATTGAATTATTTATAAATCATCTTAGTACATTACGAACAGAAAGAGCATCTCCTTCAATTTTAAATTCTATTTATGTTGATTATCTTGGAAATAAAGTTAAATTATGTAAATTATCAAATATAGTTGTAGAAAATTTTAATACTTTGAAAATTAATTTGTTTGACGTTTCTATTAAAAAAAACGTTGAAAAAGCTATTGCAAATTCTGATCTTAATATTAATCCTATTTCTGTAGGAAATACTTTAAAGATAATACTTCCTAATTTAACAGAAGAACGAAGAAAAAATTATGTAAAATTAGCAAGAAATATGGCAGAACAAGGTCGAATTAGTATTCGTAATATTCGTCGTGATTCTAATGAAAAAATAAAACGTATTTTAAAAGATAAACTCATTAGCAACGATGTAGAGCGAAATTTACAAAGTAAAATACAAAATCTAACCGATAAATATATAAAAAAAATAAATCATATTTTAGATAAAAAAGATAAAGATCTTATGAAGATATAATAGATCACATATCTATGTTTGTAAAAAATTTTAATTTGAGTTAAAACAAAATCAGAGATATTTTATTATAAAATAATGTAAAATTTTTGTTATTAAATTTGTGACATTATCGTATAGCTTGGAAAATAGTCGTGAAAAGATTAACTATTTTAGGTTCTACAGGATCAATTGGAATTAATACTTTATTAATTGTTCATAAATATCCTAAGTTATTCAAAATTGTTGCTTTGTCTGCAAACAAAAACATTAAAGTAATGTTGCGGCAATGTGAACTTTTTTCTCCTGAATGGGTATCATTAAAAAATATAAACGCTGCTAAAGAATTAATGATTCAACTTAAAAAAAGAAACATCACAACTCGAGTACTTTCAGGTGATCACTCTGCATGTAAGTTAGCTAGTTTAGAATCAGTAGATTATGTTATTTCTGCTATTGCAGGTGCTGCAGGTTTTATGCCTACATTATATGCAATTCAATCTGGTAAAACGATATTGTTAGCAAATAAAGAATCGCTTGTTATTGGTAATGATTTATTAATGAAAGAGGTAAGATCAAATAATGCGTTATTATTACCAATTGATAGTGAACATAGCGCAATATTTCAGAGTTTGCCTATTCATATTCAAAAAAAAATAGGATTAATTAAACTTAGTAAGAATGGAATTAAATCTATGATTTTAACAGGATCTGGTGGACCATTTTTAAATTTTCCATTGAAACAGTTTCATACTATTACCCCTAGTCAAGCTTGTATGCATCCAAATTGGTCTATGGGAAAAAAAATCTCGGTTGACTCTGCTACTATGATGAATAAAGGATTTGAATATATTGAAGCAAAGCTATTATTTCATGCTTCTGATATTGAAATAGAATTAGTTGTTCATCCTCAATCTATTATACATTCTATGGTTAGATATATTGACGGTAGCATAATTGCAAACTTGTCAATTAATGATATTAAAATTTCTATTTTGTATGCACTGTTTTGGCCAGATCGTATTAATTTTAATTTACCTCATTTAGACTTTTTTAAGATTAAAAAATTGTCTTTTTTGAAACCGAACTTTAAAAAATATCCATGTTTAAATTTGGCTCTTAATGCATTTTCTAGCGGGCATTCTTCTATGGTAATATTAAATTCCGCTAATGAAGTAGCTGTTTCTGCATTTTTAAATTCTCAAATCAAATTTACCGATATTTATAGAGTTATTGATTTTGCTTTGAGTTCATTGTCTTATTCTAATCCTATAATATTCAGAGATATATTAGAAATTGATAAAATCGTTCGAATTAAAACGAAAAAATTTATTTCAAATTTTATTAAGTAAAATATAAAATTAATTAATGAAATAAGGTAAAATATAAAGCTTATGTTATTAAAAAAATTATTAATTCTCAATCAAAATTATAGCAAATCTTTACCTAAACATGTAGCCATAATAATGGATGGAAATGGAAGATGGGCTAATAGAAGAGGAGAAGAGCGTATTTTTGGTCATCAAGCAGGATTGAGAACAATTAGACGCGTGGTTTCTTTTTCACTTTTCTATAAGTTTAAGATTCTTACTTTATATGCATTCAGTAGTGAAAATTGGAAACGTCCGTTATTAGAAATAATGGTACTAATGGAATTGTTTTTTTTTAGTTTGCATAGTGAAGTTAATAATTTGAATAAAAAAAACATTTGCTTAAAGGTAATTGGAGATACTACAAAATTTAGTTCTTCTTTAAGAAAACAAATTAAAATTGTAGAAAAGTTAACAGTCAATAATGATGGTCTCATATTAAATATTGCGGCAAACTATGGAGGTAAATGGGATATTGTTGAAGCAATAAAGAAAATTGTCAAAAGAGTAAAAAATTGTTATTTGTCAATTGACAATATTACTGAATACACTGTTTCAAAAAATTTATCTACTAAACATTGTATTCCTATAGATTTAGTGATTAGAACTGGGGGTGAATTTCGACTAAGTAATTTTTGTATTTGGCAAATTGCATATTCAGAATTATATTTTACTAATGTGCTTTGGCCTGATTTTAATAGAAGTGTTTTTGAAAAGGCAATTTTTTCTTTTATCAATAGAAAACGACGTTTTGGTTCCATAGATTAATAATATTTATACTAGTAAGTATAAACTATTTTTTTTAAGTTACTATTTTATAAATTTTTTTTATTATAGCAACATTTTCGTTGTATTAATATTGTTTGGTTTATTAAATGTGTAAATTAGAATTACAAGATATTTTAAAATTGTTACCGCATAGGTATCCTTTTGTGTTTGTTGATAAAGTCATTGATTACAAAGAAAAGAAATATATAATAGCCATAAAACATATCCAATTAAATGAATTTTTTCTTCAAGGACATTTTCCTAACTATCCAATTTTTCCTGGAGTATTGATTTTAGAATCTATGCTTCAAGCTGCATGCATTTTAGCTTATAAAAGTATAAACATATTACGTAAAAAAAAATTATTTTATTTTTCTAGTATTGATTATGCAAGGTTTAAAAAAAAGATATTTCCTGGAGACAAAATGATAATAAACGTAAATATTATAACTATTCGTAAAAATATAATACGATTTCAAGGAAATATATCAGTAAACGGTATTACTGCATGCAATGCTAAAATGTCTTTTATGAATGATACATAATTGTATATTAGTATTTTGATATTATACTTTTGTTAAAAAATGATTTTAGAATGGATAGATAGTAAACAACGTGTTAGATTATTATATAAGATATAGACTTATAGTGCAGTTTTTAGAATTATTTTAATTTGGAATATTTTAATGGTAGATCCAAAATTTGTTCATCTTCGAGTACACAGTGATTTTTCTATGATTGATGGATTATCAAAGCCTGAAATATTAGTTGACAGAGTAGCAGAGTTAGGTATGCCAGCCATGGCTATTACAGATTTTGGTAATTTACATGGTGTTATTAAGTTTTATAAAGCAGCATTCTTAAAGGGAATAAAACCTATTATTGGAGTAGATGTCAATGTAATTTCTGATGATATTGCATCAAATGAATTGATAAAAATTACTTTGTTAGCATCTACTAATATAGGATATAAGGGTTTAATTGTTTTACTGTCTCGTGCCTACCAAAGTGGATATAGTAATAAAATTGGAATAGTAATAAAAAAAACATGGCTAATCGAGCATTGCAAAGATATTATCTTATTATCAGGTGGTTGTTATGGCGATATAGGTATCAATATACTACGTAACAATAACCTAGCGCTGTATAGAAGTTTATCGTTTTATGAAAAATATTTTAAAAATTTTTTTTATTTTGAAATAATACGAACTGGTAAGTTACATGAAGAAGAATATATTGATAAAGTCAAATGTCTGTCTTATCGAGAAGGAATACCTTTAGTAGCGACTAATGAAGTGTGTTTTTTAAATGAAAGCAATTTTCTAATTCACAAAATTCGTGTATTTATTAATAAAGGATATACGATAAATAATGACAAAGTTGGTCATAATTATACATCTCAACAGTTTTTAAAAGATGAAGCACAAATGTGTAAATTGTTTTCTGATATTCCTGAGGCTCTTATAAATAGTGTAGAGATTGCGAAGCGGTGTAATGTTATTTTAAAGTTTGGAGAATATTTTTTACCAAAATTTCCGATAGAAGAAAATAATATCAATGATTATTTAGTAACTAAAGCGAGAGAAGGTTTATTTAAGCGTTTAATGTATCTTTATCCTGATAAAAAAATTCGGGATATTAATCAAGAACGATATATTTCTCGTTTATTATCTGAACTAAATATAATTAATAAGATGGGTTTCCCTGGATATTTTTTAATAGTTATGGAATTCATTAATTGGTCAAAAAGAAAAGCTATCCCTGTTGGTCCAGGAAGAGGCTCTGGTGCTGGATCTTTAGTATCATATGCTTTGAATATTACTGAGATAGATCCGTTAAGTTTTGATTTAATATTTGAGAGATTTCTTAATTTAGAACGTGTTTCAATGCCTGACTTAGATATAGATTTTTGCATGGATAGTAGAGATAAAGTTATTGAACATGTTTCAATGACATATGGAAAAGAATCTGTAGCTCAAATTATCACTTTTGGAACTTTAACAGCTAAAGCAGTTATAAGAGATGTAGGTCGAGTTCTTGGATTTCCATATGGATTTTTAAATCGTATTTCTAAATTAGTACCATTAGATCCTGGAATAACATTAAAAAAAGTATTGTCTCATAGATCAGAATTATTGAATCTTTATAGTTCTAATGAAGAGGTAAAAGAATTAATTGATATTGCTATGAAATTAGAAGGAGTAACTAGAAATGTAGGTAAACATGCTGGAGGATTAGTAATTTCTCCAAGCAAAATCACGGATTTTTCTCCTTTATATTACGATGAGGATGGCATTAATGCTATCACTCAATTTGATAAAGTAGATGTTGAGTCGATAGGATTAGTGAAATTTGACTTTTTAGGATTAAAAACGTTAACTATGATTCATAATGCTATAAAAATAATAAATTATAAATTAGTGAATGATAAAAAAACTCCAATAAATATAAATAATATTTCTTTAAAGGATAAAAATTGTTTTAATTTTTTAAAATTGTCTCACACTATAGGTATTTTTCAATTAGAATCATATGGTATGAAGAACTTAATTATTCGTTTAAAACCGGATTGCTTTGAAGATTTAGTTGCTTTAGTAGCTTTATTTAGACCAGGTCCTTTAAAATCTGGAATGGTCGATAATTTCATAAATCGAAAGCATGGAAAAGAAAAAATATTTTACCCTGATGAAAAATGGCAACATGTATCATTAATACCTATTTTAGAATCGACTTACGGAGTAGTTTTATATCAAGAACAAGTTATGAAAATTGCTCAAGTATTAGCAGGTTATTCTTTGGGTAATGCGGATATTTTACGTCGTGCTATGGAGAAAAAAAATCCGTTAGAAATGAAAAAGCAAAGAGTGATATTTAAGTTAGGAGCAATGAAAAATAGAATTTCTTCTAGTATAGCTATGAATATTTTTAGTTTATTAGAAAATTTTGCCGGATATGCATTTAATAAATCTCATTCTGTTGCGTATGCTTTGATATCATATCAAACTTTATGGTTAAAATTATATTATCCGTCTGAATTTATGTCATCTGCTATGAACGCTGATATAGATAATACTAAAAAATTAGTTGTATTAATTTATGAATGTAAAAGAATGAAATTGAATATTATTCCTCCTGATATTAATAAAAGTGATTATTACTTCAAAGTAGATAATTTTGGAAATATTATTTATGGATTAGGAGCTATAAAAGGTATTGGTAAAAATATCGTTACTTCTATTATTAATGTTAGAAATAGTTATGGATTTTTTCTTGAATTATTTGATTTATGTATTCATATTAATTCACAAAAGTTAACAAAAAGAGTTCTTGAGAAGTTAATCAAGTCAGGCAGTTGTGATTGTTTTGGATTAGAAAGATCAGTATTGATGAATAATTTTAGTAATATAATTAAATCAGCTAATCAATATGTAAAATCGATGAAATTAAAGAAAGTAGAATTGTTTGGATCTTTAA from Buchnera aphidicola (Melaphis rhois) includes the following:
- a CDS encoding Do family serine endopeptidase, which gives rise to MKTMILILRKIIPIFVLVLLSLGLSWSKSTSTSDVMRSESMSSSLAPMLEQVMPSVVSISVEGNTVRHSYLPHQFHPFFGDASPLCQKESPLKESPLCQKKFNKSSNQEKFYALGSGVIINARKGYVVTNNHVIDHANKIQVQLSNGSKYSAKIIGRDARFDIALIQLNEIKNLKEIKVSDSNSLRVGDYVIAIGNPYGLGETVTSGIISALNRSGLNIERYENFIQTDAAINRGNSGGALINLKGELIGINTAILAPDGGNIGIGFAIPVNIVKSLTNQMIVYGQVYRNELGVIGSELNSDLAKVMKLNISRGAFISRVLLKSSADVAGIKPGDVIISLNKKPIFSFLALRAEIASLPVNTKMELGLLRDGIFQSVIVELKPRIKNKIDSVTLHASLGGAEVSDFYVNGQKKGIYVDNVKKNTNAFRIGLRKNDIIIDINKHFVPSLDSFRILLRTKPEVLVFHVKRGSEMIYLVMQD
- the dapD gene encoding 2,3,4,5-tetrahydropyridine-2,6-dicarboxylate N-succinyltransferase; translated protein: MESLQKIIQNTFENKNNINFRNLDINISNAINQVIDMLNQGVLRVSEKIQGQWVTHQWIKQAILLYFYVQQNTVIKSHDMKYYDKIKLKYSKYQEQHFIKDAIRIVPPASIRYGSFIGKNTILMPSFINIGAYIDTGTMIDTWATVGSCAQIGKNVHLSGGVGIGGVLEPLQNNPTIVEDNCFIGARSEIVEGIIIESGSVISMGVYIGRSTKIYDRNSKTVSYGKIPKGSVVVPGSLPSKNRDHNLYCAIIVKKVDEKTLSKIKINEILRNID
- the map gene encoding type I methionyl aminopeptidase; the protein is MTTVSIKNTKEIKKMRVAGKLVAEVLEMIETYIQPDVSTEELNYICHNHIINKQKAKPACLGYNGFPKSICISVNDVVCHGIPNYKNKLKNGDIVNIDVAIIKNKYYSDASKMFFVGQPTPLGKMLCEVAKKSLYSSLYIIKPGIYLNQIGKTIQKYVEKHNFSIVREYCGHGIGTKFHEDPQILHHNYYNSEQIQLRSGMTFTIEPMINAGKCEVKCMNDGWTIKTKDHSLSAQYEHTILVNEKGCEVLTIQKGETIPRILCNSY
- the rpsB gene encoding 30S ribosomal protein S2 — translated: MSVVSMKDMIKAGVHFGHQTRYWNPKMRYFIFGSKSKVHIINLEITLSMFKIALSELKKISLKKGKILFVGTKKAARKAIKDSAISCEQFYVNHRWLGGMLTNWKTVRQSIKRLKDLELQSKDGTFNKLTKKEVLLRMRELSKLEHSLGGIKNMGSLPDALFVIDAEYEKIAIREANNLGISVFSIVDTNSDPDGVDFIIPGNDDAIKAINLYLNAVSQTILGKLPSH
- the tsf gene encoding translation elongation factor Ts, with protein sequence MKVISARLIKQLRIQTGAGIVDCKNALIETKGDIDKSIDFLRKLGRVKALNKQSCVTSHGSIFISGNKKRFAMLELNCETDFVSKEHNFISFGKDIVNNAITIEKNDYISLKKLFEEKRIDLISKVNENIVIRRIAVLNGNNVNSYLHHNRIGVLLKTTSCNDMTLVKNIAMHIAASKPEYLRPDLIPSDIIEREYNIQLELASRSKKSEFIIEKIAKGRMTKFANERSLLGQAFILNPHKTVGDIIIENNIDIVSFVRFEIGEFISN
- the pyrH gene encoding UMP kinase translates to MSYIYEKKNDRVFKFKRVLIKLSGESLQGNNQFGIDVNELNRIIKEIKNIVNLGIQVGIVIGGGNIFRGDKLVQFGINRVVSDHVGMLSTIINGLILHDAMNKKNIKTHLMSTVPIKSVCAMYHFKKAISWLNNQHVVIFSGGLGNPCFTTDSAACLRAIEIQADIILKGTRVNGVYSSDPKKNLNSKLYKKITHNEVLNKELKVMDLSAFILARDYKLPICIFNICNPGILYRIVIGNQEGTLIQSSF
- the frr gene encoding ribosome recycling factor, which translates into the protein MVKKIITFTESKMNDCIELFINHLSTLRTERASPSILNSIYVDYLGNKVKLCKLSNIVVENFNTLKINLFDVSIKKNVEKAIANSDLNINPISVGNTLKIILPNLTEERRKNYVKLARNMAEQGRISIRNIRRDSNEKIKRILKDKLISNDVERNLQSKIQNLTDKYIKKINHILDKKDKDLMKI
- the ispC gene encoding 1-deoxy-D-xylulose-5-phosphate reductoisomerase, translated to MKRLTILGSTGSIGINTLLIVHKYPKLFKIVALSANKNIKVMLRQCELFSPEWVSLKNINAAKELMIQLKKRNITTRVLSGDHSACKLASLESVDYVISAIAGAAGFMPTLYAIQSGKTILLANKESLVIGNDLLMKEVRSNNALLLPIDSEHSAIFQSLPIHIQKKIGLIKLSKNGIKSMILTGSGGPFLNFPLKQFHTITPSQACMHPNWSMGKKISVDSATMMNKGFEYIEAKLLFHASDIEIELVVHPQSIIHSMVRYIDGSIIANLSINDIKISILYALFWPDRINFNLPHLDFFKIKKLSFLKPNFKKYPCLNLALNAFSSGHSSMVILNSANEVAVSAFLNSQIKFTDIYRVIDFALSSLSYSNPIIFRDILEIDKIVRIKTKKFISNFIK
- the uppS gene encoding polyprenyl diphosphate synthase; its protein translation is MLLKKLLILNQNYSKSLPKHVAIIMDGNGRWANRRGEERIFGHQAGLRTIRRVVSFSLFYKFKILTLYAFSSENWKRPLLEIMVLMELFFFSLHSEVNNLNKKNICLKVIGDTTKFSSSLRKQIKIVEKLTVNNDGLILNIAANYGGKWDIVEAIKKIVKRVKNCYLSIDNITEYTVSKNLSTKHCIPIDLVIRTGGEFRLSNFCIWQIAYSELYFTNVLWPDFNRSVFEKAIFSFINRKRRFGSID
- the fabZ gene encoding 3-hydroxyacyl-ACP dehydratase FabZ — translated: MCKLELQDILKLLPHRYPFVFVDKVIDYKEKKYIIAIKHIQLNEFFLQGHFPNYPIFPGVLILESMLQAACILAYKSINILRKKKLFYFSSIDYARFKKKIFPGDKMIINVNIITIRKNIIRFQGNISVNGITACNAKMSFMNDT